Below is a window of Glandiceps talaboti chromosome 15, keGlaTala1.1, whole genome shotgun sequence DNA.
TTAGAGCTTAGATGTTGTTACAGGAAGCATGGATCTTGGGACTTGGATGGGATGATGAATTTCCTCCAGATTTGTCTAGTCAGACAACACAATGGTTCTCCGAGTTGCCACTTGTCAGTGAAATGGCCATCCCAAGATGTTATCAGCACTATCCTACAGAGGATACATCTCTTCACACCTTTACAGATGCCTCCAGCCAAGCATTTGGAGCAGTGACATATCTTAGAAGTGTGTATGGTGATGGGAGTGTGTCGGTGCGATTTGTCGTTGCAAGGGCAAAAGTTGCTCCTTTGAAAGCTGTCAGTATACCAAGACTGGAACTGATGGCTGCTTTACTTGGTCTTCGCTTGGCTGCCAGGGTTTCCACTACATTAGGGATGCCACTGTCTCAGCATGTTTTTTGGTCAGACAGCATGGATGTGATCCATTGGATTCGCGGACAGTCAAGGAAGTACAAACCATTTGTTGCTCATAGAATTGCAGAGATTCAGAGTAAAACAAACCCATCGCAGTGGAACCACGTTCCAGGGAAAATCAACCCAGCTGACCTAGCCACTCGCGGAGTTAGGATGCAAGAGTTGATCGACGGAAGTCCATGGATGGATGGCCCTGAGTTCCTGTACGGAGGGGAGCACACTTGGCCAAGTACCCCAGTAACGGAATTCATTCATACAGGAGATGCCTTGAATGATATGTCAAAGACCTGTACTCAAGTAGTGGACACATCTGCAGATTCTGAGTGCAAGTTTCCCATCGACTGCAATAGATTTTCCATCTGGAGCAGGCTTATCAGAACAACAGCTTGGGTACTGCGGTTCATCAAGTTGATTAAAGCCAAGAATCAAGCTACAAAGTTACAGCCCAATTTGAATATAACAGAAATTCAGGTTGCTGAAAAGCTGTGGATAAAACAGATCCAGATGGAGAAGTTTGCAGACACCATCACAAGTCTGGAAAAGGGACAACAGACTAAGATTGGACCATTGAAGTCCCTCTTACCATTCCTGGATGATGAAGGAATCCTTAGAGTAGGTGGACGTCTTCAGAATTCCGATCTACCTTATAATGCCAAACATCCAATATTGATTCCATGTCGCAACCACATCGCTACGCTTATTGTTCGACATTATCACAGCAACATTGGTAAACATGCTAAAGGAGTAAATGCTACCTTAGCGGAGACTCGTCAGAGGTTTTGGATAGTCCATGGTAGAGAGGAAGTTAAGAGAGTTCATAGCGACTGCAAGCCTTGTCACAGACGACGTAAGAAGGTGGCAGAACAGATCATGGCTCCGTTGCCATACCACAGAATCACCGTACCCATACGAGCATTTGCCAGATCTGGAGTTGACTATGCAGGACCTTTCTACACCAAGTTAAGGAGACGAGTTGTTGCCAAACGTTACCTATGTCTTTTCACATGCACTACATCGAGAGCTGTCCACTTGGAGCCTGCATATTCCATGGACACAGACAGTTTCCTCAATGCCTTCTCTATCTAGAATCTAGAATGGTAGCAAGAAGAGGAAAACCTGAAGAAGTCATTTCGGACAACGGAACAAACTTTGTGGGCGCCAATAGAGAACTAGGTGAATTGATCTGTGCTATGGACCAGAGCAAGATTATTGATAGTGCTGCCAACCAGGGCATAAAGTGGAAGTTCAACCCACCTTTGGGATCTCATCATGGTGGATTGTTTGAATCCTTGATCAAGTCAGTGAAGATTGCTTTAAAGGCAATCCTTGGAAATGCACGAGTAACAGATGAAGAGCTGCATACAGCTATAGTGGAGGTGGAAGGACTGATGAATTCGAGACCTCTTACATATTGCAGCAATGACCCCACGGATGAGCCTGTTCTCACACCTAACCACTTTCTGTATGGTCAAGCCAGCTAGCTCCACATATAGTGGATGAAGATGCCTATAGTCCACGACATCGATGGCGCTTTGTTCAGGACCTGGTAAACCAAGTTTGGCAGAGGTGGAATAGAGAGTATTTGTCGCTTCTCCAGAATCGGGGCAAGTGGTGGACTGAACATTCTGATCTGAAGGTAAACGACATTGTTACATTAGTGAACCCTTCAAACCCCAGAGGACATTGGCCTCTTGGCCGCATTCTGGAAACATATCCAGGTGAAGATGGTCATGTTCGCACAGTCAAAGTGACATCTGGTGGCAAGACATTCATCAGACCTATCACAAAGCTTTGTCCTATGGAAGTAGAAGTAACTACGAATGAGGAAGTGACCAAACCAGTCGGTCAGGGAGGGGAGGATGGAGCTACGAAGACTAAGTctagcgccctctctggcaaagAGTAGGAGTTTCCGTCTTCTTTATAAAAACACGCTTCAAACTGGACGTCTTTTTGCCGTCACATTGCCAAAAGGGCAAAACATCGAGTTTTACAGCCACAAACCTGACAGTAATAGCCACAATACCTTTCAAGGATGTACCaaggtggtggtggcggtgagCATAACGATTACAATAGCATATAGTGAACTGCAAAGTACTGTTAGACATTTTTACAAGTTCTTGTTTATAGTTCTAGTTTACATTCGTTATTGTGTTAGTGTTACAACGTATACAGTCCTCAAAGTTGACATTAGCCTTTCGACACAACATTCTCCTTGCTGTACCTGTGGTTGGATTTTTACCACGCTTGCTAAATTTTGTGCAAACTTCACATCCACTCAATCTTGGATGCTTACACCACCAATTTGCAACTAATAATTTAGAACTAAAACATTTTCCTGAAGTTGTAGCTACATTGAAACGCCCTATGGTTTTTTTCGCATTTGTGGCAGAATATTTTTGGATAAACATCAGTATCACTGAACTCAGTAAGACCAAAATATGTCGATAACTCTTGGGTGTAATCGACACACTGAAATACAGGTGTACACCTGATTTTGTCACCACAAATTCTACAACTATTATTAAGTACATACTTATGAAAGTCGAGGTTATGAGCCATTCTTCACCAAAAAGAAAATCGTCCAAGACAAATTATGGTCATCAGAAGTGTCCACTAGCTACGCGCCTACTACGAGTACTACGATGTGTCGTCAAACTCAAATAAAAATAAGGCGCCCTTTATTATGTCACACATAAACAAAGGATGGTTACCATGGAACGACATTCGAAGGTCGCGGCTGGGAAATCCCGACCGCGGCTAGGCTCAATGTAAACACCGACCTCTCAAGCACACAATGAATCATACTTCAAGATAAAATTATGTTGAACAtcgtaaaaaaatatttttgagtaCAAGGAGTCATAAATTACACGGCAACGATCGAAAATATTCGATACTTGCGACATTTGCTCTCAAATTTGAATGTGTTCGTTCACACATCGTAGTCGATCAGCATTAAGCATTCACGTCATTCGCCATATTCCACACACGAATGGATTCCTCCGAATGGTCCAGAATCAAATTCGACGTGATTCGTCTCATATATACTGCCATATTTGGTAATTATCGACAACAAAAGCAAATTCCGAATAAGTCCGAGACTGTGGTTGCCCTTAACAGATTCTACCGTTGGGGGCAGGAGAGAGACTATGCGAATATTTTTTGGGTATTTCACAACTCCAACTAGTATATCGATAACACACGATTTAAACAGACGTTAAGTACGCTTGTAATTGCGCTCAATATCTCCATTCGACGAAGTGTGCAACAACTGAGAGATGGAGGTTTATAAACTGTTGTATGCATTCCTAA
It encodes the following:
- the LOC144446859 gene encoding uncharacterized protein LOC144446859; the encoded protein is MVARRGKPEEVISDNGTNFVGANRELGELICAMDQSKIIDSAANQGIKWKFNPPLGSHHGGLFESLIKSVKIALKAILGNARVTDEELHTAIVEVEGLMNSRPLTYCSNDPTDEPVLTPNHFLGHWPLGRILETYPGEDGHVRTVKVTSGGKTFIRPITKLCPMEVEVTTNEEVTKPVGQGGEDGATKTKSSALSGKE